In Yersinia enterocolitica subsp. enterocolitica, one DNA window encodes the following:
- the purC gene encoding phosphoribosylaminoimidazolesuccinocarboxamide synthase, which translates to MQKLAELYRGKAKTVYTTENPDLLVLEFRNDTSALDGQRIEQFDRKGMVNNKFNHFIMAKLEEAGIPTQMESLLSDTEVLVKKLEMIPVECVIRNRAAGSLVKRLGIEEGLELNPPLFDLFLKNDAMHDPMVNESYCKTFGWATEAQLARMKELSYLANDVLSKLFDDAGLILVDFKLEFGLFNGEVVLGDEFSPDGSRLWDKKTLNKMDKDRYRQSLGGLIEAYEEVAHRIGVKLA; encoded by the coding sequence ATGCAAAAGCTAGCTGAGTTGTATCGTGGCAAGGCGAAGACCGTCTATACCACCGAAAACCCTGACCTATTGGTATTGGAGTTCCGTAATGATACGTCAGCACTGGATGGTCAGCGCATTGAGCAGTTCGATCGTAAAGGCATGGTAAACAACAAATTTAACCATTTCATTATGGCTAAATTAGAAGAAGCCGGTATTCCTACCCAGATGGAAAGCTTACTGTCTGACACCGAAGTGCTGGTGAAAAAACTGGAAATGATCCCGGTTGAGTGTGTTATCCGTAACCGTGCTGCGGGTTCTTTGGTCAAGCGTTTGGGGATTGAAGAAGGTCTGGAGCTGAATCCACCGTTGTTTGATTTGTTTTTGAAAAACGATGCCATGCATGATCCGATGGTTAATGAGTCTTACTGCAAGACTTTTGGCTGGGCGACAGAAGCACAATTAGCACGGATGAAAGAACTGAGCTATTTGGCTAATGACGTGCTAAGCAAACTGTTTGATGACGCAGGTTTAATCCTGGTGGATTTCAAATTGGAATTCGGCCTGTTCAACGGTGAAGTGGTGTTGGGCGATGAGTTCTCACCCGATGGCAGCCGCTTGTGGGATAAGAAAACCCTAAACAAAATGGATAAAGACCGTTACCGCCAAAGCCTGGGTGGTTTGATTGAAGCCTACGAAGAAGTTGCACACCGTATCGGCGTAAAATTAGCCTAA
- the bamC gene encoding outer membrane protein assembly factor BamC → MAITLQKSTVVTVVGVSLAMLLAGCTTDQRYKRQVGGDESYLEAPGLKPLNSPAGMILPVQNGEYDVRSVNTQGAVGKQLDIRPPVQPLALLSGSRAENANDTSKLLLENSPQNRNLWAQVTRVLQDKNWAIASRQDASQTLTTDWVKWNRADEDVQFEGRYQISVQEQGYQLALVVKSLELQQGGKPVTSYTEIQRYNGAMLNAIIEGLDKVRSDSENNQAARTAGALDVQSGSDDTGLPQLIVRAPYAVLWERLPNALEKVGMKVTDRSRPLGTINVTVKSMSSSSWDALGAKDPELPTGDYKLQVGDLDNRSSLQFIGPKGQTLTQSQNDALVAVFQAALS, encoded by the coding sequence ATGGCAATAACATTGCAAAAGTCGACGGTGGTAACGGTTGTGGGGGTTTCGCTGGCGATGTTGCTGGCAGGCTGTACCACTGACCAACGCTACAAACGCCAGGTTGGCGGTGACGAGTCTTATCTTGAAGCTCCAGGGTTGAAGCCACTGAATTCGCCGGCAGGGATGATTCTGCCAGTGCAAAATGGTGAGTATGATGTCCGCTCTGTCAACACACAAGGCGCTGTGGGCAAACAGTTGGATATTCGTCCTCCCGTTCAGCCACTGGCATTGTTAAGCGGTTCTCGCGCTGAAAATGCTAACGATACCAGCAAGCTATTGTTAGAAAATAGCCCGCAAAATCGTAACTTGTGGGCGCAAGTCACCCGCGTGCTACAGGATAAAAACTGGGCAATCGCCAGCCGCCAGGATGCCAGCCAGACCCTGACAACTGACTGGGTTAAATGGAATCGTGCAGATGAAGACGTCCAATTTGAAGGGCGTTATCAGATAAGTGTGCAAGAGCAAGGTTATCAGTTGGCCCTGGTGGTGAAATCCCTTGAGTTACAACAAGGTGGCAAGCCGGTTACCAGCTATACCGAAATCCAGCGCTACAATGGTGCCATGCTGAATGCCATTATCGAAGGTCTGGATAAGGTGCGTTCTGATAGCGAAAACAATCAGGCGGCACGTACAGCTGGTGCTCTTGATGTCCAGAGTGGCAGCGATGATACCGGCTTACCGCAACTGATTGTGCGTGCGCCGTATGCGGTACTGTGGGAACGTCTGCCAAATGCACTTGAAAAAGTGGGCATGAAAGTTACGGATCGCAGCCGTCCACTGGGTACGATTAACGTCACAGTTAAATCGATGAGCAGCAGTAGTTGGGATGCCTTGGGTGCCAAAGACCCAGAATTGCCAACCGGTGATTATAAGCTGCAAGTCGGTGACCTTGATAACCGCAGTAGCTTACAGTTCATCGGGCCTAAAGGGCAAACGCTGACTCAGTCGCAGAATGATGCCCTGGTCGCGGTGTTCCAGGCAGCGCTTAGCTAG
- the dapA gene encoding 4-hydroxy-tetrahydrodipicolinate synthase, with protein sequence MFTGSIVALITPMDDKGNVDRASLKKLIDYHVASGTAAIVSVGTTGESATLNHDEHVDVVLQTLELADGRIPVIAGTGANATSEAISLTQRFNDTGVVGCLTVTPYYNRPMQEGLYQHFKAIAESTDLPQILYNVPSRTGCDMLPPTIARLAKIKNIVAVKEATGNLSRVSQIQVLVDDEDFILLSGDDASGLDFMQLGGQGVISVTANIAAREMVELCALAAQGNFAEARRLNQRLMPLHQHLFVEANPIPVKWAAKKLGLMANDTLRLPMTPLTDPAKRVVEDALKSAGLL encoded by the coding sequence ATGTTTACAGGAAGCATAGTTGCGCTGATCACGCCGATGGACGACAAAGGTAATGTCGATCGTGCGAGTCTTAAGAAACTTATCGATTATCATGTAGCCAGTGGAACTGCGGCGATTGTCTCCGTAGGCACGACGGGTGAATCTGCGACGTTGAACCATGACGAGCATGTTGATGTTGTCTTGCAGACGCTCGAACTGGCCGATGGCCGGATTCCTGTGATTGCCGGAACCGGTGCTAATGCCACCTCCGAAGCTATTTCGCTCACGCAGCGCTTTAATGATACCGGTGTGGTTGGTTGCCTGACGGTGACGCCATATTATAACCGCCCAATGCAGGAAGGGTTATATCAGCACTTCAAAGCGATTGCTGAAAGTACCGATTTACCACAAATCCTCTATAATGTGCCCTCGCGTACCGGTTGCGATATGTTACCGCCGACCATTGCCCGTTTAGCCAAGATTAAAAATATTGTTGCTGTTAAAGAAGCAACAGGGAACTTAAGTCGGGTAAGTCAGATCCAAGTGCTGGTTGATGATGAAGATTTCATCCTGCTCAGTGGTGACGATGCGAGCGGTTTAGACTTTATGCAGTTAGGTGGCCAAGGTGTTATTTCGGTGACAGCCAACATTGCTGCGCGCGAAATGGTTGAACTTTGCGCGCTGGCTGCACAGGGTAACTTTGCAGAGGCACGCCGTTTGAATCAGCGCTTGATGCCGTTGCATCAGCATTTATTTGTAGAAGCAAACCCAATTCCGGTGAAATGGGCTGCGAAGAAGCTGGGATTAATGGCGAATGACACTCTGCGTCTGCCAATGACCCCACTGACTGACCCAGCTAAACGGGTTGTGGAAGACGCGCTGAAAAGCGCAGGTTTGCTGTAA
- a CDS encoding glycine cleavage system transcriptional repressor translates to MPQLDEHYLVITALGADRPGIVNTITRHVSSCGCNIEDSRLAMFGEEFTFIMLLSGSWNAITLLESTLPQKGAELDLLIVMKRTNAQNQKAMPATVWVKVEVNDSPHIIERFTNLFHCHNMNIAELVSKTQPAEGDIPPRLHIQISAHSPASQNSSIIEHAFYQLCTELNAQGSISVVNYPQHDSRMES, encoded by the coding sequence TTGCCGCAGCTTGATGAACATTATCTGGTCATTACCGCACTCGGTGCTGACCGCCCTGGAATCGTGAATACTATCACCCGCCATGTCAGTAGCTGCGGTTGTAATATTGAAGATAGCCGGCTGGCCATGTTTGGTGAAGAGTTCACTTTTATTATGCTGCTTTCCGGCAGTTGGAACGCCATAACCTTACTGGAATCGACTTTGCCGCAAAAAGGGGCCGAGCTTGATTTGCTGATTGTGATGAAACGCACCAATGCACAAAATCAGAAAGCCATGCCTGCCACTGTCTGGGTGAAAGTCGAAGTGAATGACTCCCCTCATATTATTGAACGGTTTACCAATCTGTTCCATTGTCACAATATGAATATCGCAGAGTTGGTTTCCAAAACTCAACCAGCCGAAGGTGACATTCCTCCCCGGTTGCATATTCAGATAAGTGCGCACAGCCCTGCTAGCCAAAACAGTTCGATAATCGAACACGCTTTTTATCAGCTATGTACAGAACTCAACGCACAAGGCAGTATTAGCGTTGTGAACTATCCACAGCATGACTCACGAATGGAGAGTTAG
- the bcp gene encoding thioredoxin-dependent thiol peroxidase, producing the protein MSPLKAGDIAPKFSLPDQDGEQISLADFQGQRVLVYFYPKAMTPGCTVQACGLRDNMDELKKAGVEVLGISTDKPEKLSRFAEKELLNFTLLSDENHEVAEQFGVWGEKSFMGKTYDGIHRISFLIGTDGKVEHVFDNFKTTNHHEIVMDYLRQSA; encoded by the coding sequence ATGAGCCCATTGAAAGCCGGTGATATAGCGCCGAAGTTTAGTTTGCCCGACCAAGATGGCGAGCAAATTAGTTTGGCCGACTTCCAGGGACAACGTGTCTTGGTCTATTTCTATCCTAAAGCCATGACGCCTGGCTGTACTGTTCAGGCCTGTGGTCTGCGCGATAATATGGATGAATTGAAAAAAGCAGGGGTCGAAGTGCTGGGTATTAGCACTGACAAACCTGAAAAGCTGTCACGTTTCGCCGAAAAAGAGCTACTGAACTTTACTTTACTTTCTGATGAAAATCATGAAGTTGCAGAGCAATTTGGCGTCTGGGGCGAGAAAAGCTTTATGGGAAAAACCTATGACGGTATCCATAGGATCAGTTTCTTGATTGGCACTGATGGCAAGGTGGAGCATGTGTTTGATAATTTCAAAACTACCAACCACCACGAAATCGTTATGGACTATTTGCGCCAAAGTGCTTGA
- a CDS encoding AI-2E family transporter — protein MLELLLQWYRRRFTDPQVIALLVILLAGFCILYFFSGILAPLLAAIVLAYLLEWPTARLQRIGCSRPWAASLVLVVFGGIALLAVFVVAPTVWQQGNHLISDMPKMLNKFNAFAQTLPARYPALVDAGIVDMMAENLRSKLSGMGESVVKISLASLIGLLTLAIYLILVPLMLFFLLKDKEQMLNAVRRILPRNRGLAGQVWLEMNQQITNYIRGKVLEMVVVGIATYLVFFVMGMNYALLLAVLVGFSVLIPYIGAVIVTIPVVLVALFQWGIGADFWTLFVAYLVVQGLDGNLLVPVLFSEAVNLHPLVIILSVIIFGGMWGFWGVFFAIPLATLVKAVIHAWPEEFIPDAD, from the coding sequence ATGCTAGAGCTGTTGTTACAATGGTATCGCCGTCGTTTTACCGACCCGCAGGTTATCGCTTTACTGGTTATTCTGTTGGCTGGGTTCTGTATTCTCTACTTCTTCAGCGGTATTTTGGCCCCGTTATTGGCGGCTATTGTTCTGGCGTACCTATTGGAGTGGCCAACGGCCCGGTTGCAGCGTATTGGTTGCTCGCGCCCGTGGGCGGCCAGTCTTGTGTTAGTGGTTTTCGGCGGTATTGCGCTGCTGGCGGTGTTTGTGGTTGCTCCCACTGTCTGGCAGCAAGGTAATCATCTGATCTCAGATATGCCGAAGATGCTGAATAAATTCAATGCGTTTGCTCAGACATTACCTGCGCGTTATCCCGCATTAGTGGACGCTGGCATTGTCGATATGATGGCAGAAAACCTGCGTAGCAAGCTCTCCGGCATGGGGGAGTCAGTGGTGAAAATCTCACTGGCTTCATTAATCGGTTTGCTGACATTGGCCATCTATTTGATTCTGGTGCCGCTAATGCTGTTTTTCCTGCTTAAAGATAAAGAGCAGATGCTAAATGCGGTGCGCCGTATTTTACCGCGCAATCGTGGTTTGGCAGGTCAGGTTTGGTTGGAAATGAACCAACAGATCACCAACTATATTCGTGGGAAAGTGTTGGAAATGGTGGTGGTCGGTATCGCCACTTATCTGGTGTTCTTCGTGATGGGGATGAATTACGCCCTGTTGCTGGCGGTGTTAGTCGGTTTTTCCGTCCTGATTCCCTATATTGGCGCGGTGATTGTTACCATTCCAGTGGTGCTGGTGGCGCTGTTCCAATGGGGGATTGGCGCGGATTTCTGGACGCTTTTTGTCGCTTATTTGGTGGTGCAAGGGCTGGATGGCAACCTGCTGGTGCCGGTGTTGTTCTCTGAGGCGGTGAATCTGCACCCACTGGTGATTATCCTGTCAGTGATCATTTTTGGTGGGATGTGGGGCTTTTGGGGCGTGTTCTTTGCCATCCCGCTGGCGACCTTAGTTAAAGCGGTTATCCATGCCTGGCCGGAGGAGTTTATCCCCGACGCAGATTAA
- a CDS encoding tetratricopeptide repeat protein, with protein sequence MTVQLNKISQLNKTGRISKTVIATLLSSLLLTGPLPVNADTQTQDLLPDIGTSAGATLSIDQEKAMGDFYVRQMRASAPLIYDPLLTQYINSLGNRLVANAYSVRTPFHFYLVNNDQINAFAFFGGNVVLHSALFRYTENESELASVLAHEISHVTQRHLARAMEEQQRMAPLTWVGVLGSILLTMASPQAGMAGLSGTLAGAQQGIISFTQGNEQEADRIGIQVLQRSGFDPQAMPNFLQKLADQSRYASKPPEMLLTHPLPDSRLSDARNRANQMKPHSIASSQDYLFAKVRILGMYGSSENSLTPDLLETLSKGTTREQLAAKYGQAILLYQAKKYDEARNQLQPLLTQQPGNVWFLDLMTDIDLGQNKAASAISRLQAATAKQNNDPVLLLNLANAYVQGAQPAAAIKILRNYTFRYPNDPNGWDLLAQAAAALGLRDQELAARAESLALSGKLTQAIGLLSDASARVKLGSLEQARYDARIDQLRQLNERFRKYQKS encoded by the coding sequence ATGACCGTTCAGTTAAATAAAATAAGTCAGTTAAATAAAACAGGCCGGATAAGTAAGACGGTGATCGCCACACTGCTCAGCAGCTTACTGCTCACTGGCCCTTTACCTGTCAATGCTGACACACAGACACAAGATCTGCTGCCCGATATCGGCACCTCAGCAGGTGCAACCTTGAGTATCGATCAAGAAAAAGCCATGGGGGATTTTTATGTCCGCCAAATGCGTGCCAGCGCCCCACTGATTTATGACCCATTATTGACACAATACATCAATTCGTTGGGTAACCGCTTAGTCGCAAATGCTTACTCAGTGCGCACGCCATTCCATTTCTATTTGGTGAATAACGATCAAATTAACGCCTTTGCATTCTTTGGCGGCAATGTGGTGCTCCACTCAGCCCTATTCCGCTATACAGAAAACGAAAGCGAACTGGCTTCCGTATTAGCTCATGAAATATCCCATGTCACTCAACGCCACCTGGCGCGAGCGATGGAAGAACAGCAGCGTATGGCACCACTGACATGGGTTGGTGTACTAGGGTCTATCCTGCTGACAATGGCCAGCCCACAAGCGGGTATGGCGGGTTTAAGTGGTACACTGGCAGGTGCTCAGCAGGGTATCATCAGCTTTACGCAGGGTAATGAGCAAGAGGCTGACCGAATTGGCATTCAAGTGCTACAGCGGTCAGGGTTTGATCCACAAGCCATGCCTAATTTCCTGCAAAAACTGGCCGATCAGTCGCGATATGCATCCAAACCACCGGAAATGCTACTGACCCACCCATTACCCGATAGTCGTCTATCTGATGCACGTAACCGGGCTAATCAGATGAAGCCGCACTCGATTGCCTCGTCGCAAGATTACTTGTTCGCCAAAGTTCGTATTCTGGGTATGTATGGTTCAAGCGAAAACAGCCTGACCCCTGATCTGCTTGAGACATTAAGTAAAGGCACTACACGCGAACAACTGGCCGCCAAATATGGCCAGGCTATTTTGTTGTATCAAGCCAAAAAGTACGATGAAGCCCGCAATCAGTTACAACCGCTGTTAACCCAACAGCCGGGCAATGTGTGGTTCCTTGATTTGATGACAGATATCGATTTGGGGCAAAACAAAGCGGCCAGTGCCATTAGCCGCCTGCAAGCCGCAACCGCTAAACAAAATAATGATCCGGTGTTACTGCTGAATTTGGCCAACGCCTATGTTCAGGGCGCGCAACCAGCGGCGGCGATCAAAATATTGCGTAACTACACATTCCGCTATCCGAATGATCCTAACGGTTGGGATTTACTGGCGCAAGCCGCAGCAGCACTAGGCCTGCGCGATCAGGAACTGGCTGCGCGCGCGGAAAGTCTGGCATTGAGTGGCAAATTAACTCAAGCCATCGGCTTACTGAGTGATGCCAGTGCGCGGGTGAAACTAGGGAGTTTGGAACAAGCTCGCTATGATGCCCGAATTGACCAGTTGCGCCAATTGAATGAACGCTTCCGTAAATACCAGAAGTCCTAA
- the arsC gene encoding arsenate reductase (glutaredoxin) (This arsenate reductase requires both glutathione and glutaredoxin to convert arsenate to arsenite, after which the efflux transporter formed by ArsA and ArsB can extrude the arsenite from the cell, providing resistance.) translates to MKDVTIYHNPRCSKSRETLALVEQQGIKPQVVLYLDSPPSVATLKELLQQLGFSDARQLMRTKEELYKELNLADKALTQEQLLQAMSDNPKLIERPIVVYHGKARIGRPPEQVLEIL, encoded by the coding sequence ATGAAAGATGTCACGATTTATCACAATCCGCGTTGCTCCAAAAGCAGGGAAACACTCGCATTAGTTGAGCAACAAGGCATTAAACCGCAGGTGGTATTGTATCTGGATAGCCCTCCCTCAGTAGCAACGTTAAAAGAATTACTGCAACAGTTGGGGTTCAGTGACGCACGGCAATTGATGCGCACCAAAGAGGAGCTTTATAAGGAGCTGAATCTGGCGGATAAAGCACTGACGCAAGAGCAATTGCTGCAAGCGATGAGTGATAATCCCAAGCTTATTGAGCGCCCCATCGTGGTTTATCACGGCAAAGCGCGCATTGGCCGCCCACCAGAGCAGGTACTTGAGATTTTGTAG
- the hda gene encoding DnaA inactivator Hda — MLLNTPAQLSLPLYLPDDETFASFYPGENPSLLAAIQSAVHQSHGSYIYFWSREGGGRSHLLHAACAELSQKGEAVGYVPLDKRAYFVPEVLDGMEQLALVCIDNIECIAGDEQWEMAMFNLYNRIVETGRTRLLITGDRPPRQLNLGLPDLASRLDWGQIYKLQPLSDDEKLQALQLRAKLRGFELPEDVGRFLLKRLDREMRTLFMTLDQLDRASITAQRKLTIPFVKEILSL, encoded by the coding sequence GTGCTTCTGAATACGCCGGCACAGCTTTCACTGCCACTCTATCTTCCCGATGATGAAACTTTTGCCAGTTTTTATCCGGGGGAGAACCCGTCCCTATTAGCTGCGATCCAGTCCGCTGTTCATCAGTCTCATGGCAGTTATATCTATTTTTGGTCGCGCGAAGGCGGTGGCCGCAGTCATCTGTTGCATGCAGCTTGTGCCGAGTTATCACAAAAAGGTGAGGCGGTGGGCTATGTCCCGCTGGATAAACGCGCATACTTCGTGCCGGAAGTGCTGGATGGCATGGAGCAATTGGCCCTGGTTTGTATTGATAATATTGAGTGTATTGCTGGTGACGAGCAGTGGGAGATGGCGATGTTTAATCTCTATAACCGCATTGTGGAAACCGGCCGTACCCGTTTATTGATCACCGGCGATCGTCCGCCACGGCAGTTAAATCTTGGTTTGCCTGATTTGGCCTCTCGGCTTGATTGGGGGCAAATCTATAAATTGCAGCCCTTGTCAGATGATGAAAAATTGCAGGCTTTGCAATTACGCGCCAAATTACGCGGTTTTGAATTACCGGAAGATGTCGGTCGTTTTTTGTTAAAACGCCTCGATCGAGAAATGCGCACTTTATTTATGACGTTAGATCAGCTTGATCGAGCCTCCATTACTGCGCAGCGCAAACTGACTATCCCCTTTGTGAAAGAGATCCTCAGCCTTTAA
- the uraA gene encoding uracil permease: MSRRTIGVSERPPLLQTIPLSFQHLFAMFGATVLVPILFKINPATVLLFNGIGTLLYLFICKGKIPAYLGSSFAFISPVLLLLPLGYEVALGGFIMCGVLFCLVALIVKKAGTGWLNVLFPPAAMGAIVAVIGLELAGVAAGMAGLLPAEGVTVDSTTIIISMVTLGVTILGSVLFRGFFAIIPILIGVLVGYALSFVMGVVDLTPIREAHWFALPTFYTPRFEWFAILTILPAALVVIAEHIGHLVVTANIVKKDLIRDPGLHRSMFANGISTVISGFFGSTPNTTYGENIGVMAITRVYSTWVIGGAAILAIMLSCIGKLAAAIQAVPVPVMGGVSLLLYGVIAASGIRVLIESKVDYNKAQNLILTSVILIIGVSGAKVNIGATELKGMALATVVGIGLSLLFKVISLIRTEEEIIEATEDEPALK, translated from the coding sequence ATGAGCCGTCGCACCATTGGCGTCAGCGAGCGCCCACCGCTGCTCCAAACGATCCCCCTGAGTTTCCAACATTTGTTCGCCATGTTTGGTGCCACTGTTTTAGTTCCTATTCTGTTTAAAATTAACCCGGCGACGGTGCTGCTGTTTAACGGTATCGGAACCTTGCTTTACTTATTCATTTGTAAGGGGAAAATTCCTGCTTATCTGGGTTCCAGTTTTGCCTTTATTTCACCAGTATTGCTATTGCTGCCATTGGGTTACGAAGTCGCCTTGGGCGGTTTTATCATGTGCGGTGTGTTGTTCTGTCTGGTGGCGTTGATTGTCAAAAAAGCTGGCACCGGTTGGTTGAATGTGCTCTTCCCGCCTGCGGCAATGGGGGCGATTGTGGCGGTTATCGGCCTTGAATTGGCTGGCGTGGCTGCGGGAATGGCGGGGCTGTTGCCTGCTGAAGGGGTGACAGTCGATTCCACCACCATCATCATTTCCATGGTGACCTTAGGTGTGACCATTCTAGGGTCAGTGTTATTCCGTGGTTTCTTTGCCATTATCCCTATTCTGATTGGTGTGCTGGTCGGTTATGCCTTGTCATTCGTGATGGGGGTGGTTGATTTGACACCTATTCGTGAGGCCCACTGGTTTGCCTTGCCGACATTCTATACTCCACGTTTTGAGTGGTTTGCCATTCTGACTATCTTGCCAGCGGCATTGGTGGTGATTGCCGAGCATATTGGGCATTTGGTGGTCACAGCAAATATTGTGAAAAAAGATTTGATTCGTGACCCTGGCCTACACCGTTCGATGTTTGCTAATGGTATTTCGACGGTTATTTCTGGTTTCTTCGGTTCGACACCGAATACCACTTATGGTGAAAATATCGGCGTTATGGCGATCACCCGTGTTTACAGTACCTGGGTTATCGGTGGTGCGGCGATTCTGGCGATTATGCTCTCTTGTATCGGTAAATTGGCTGCTGCAATTCAGGCGGTGCCGGTGCCGGTTATGGGGGGCGTCTCACTGCTGCTATACGGGGTTATTGCTGCGTCAGGTATTCGCGTGTTGATCGAGTCAAAAGTTGACTATAACAAAGCACAAAACCTGATCTTAACCTCCGTCATCCTGATAATTGGGGTGAGCGGTGCGAAAGTGAACATTGGTGCAACTGAGTTGAAAGGCATGGCACTGGCGACAGTAGTGGGTATCGGCCTGAGCCTGTTGTTCAAAGTGATTAGCTTAATCCGCACCGAAGAAGAAATTATCGAGGCGACGGAAGACGAGCCTGCGCTTAAGTAA
- the upp gene encoding uracil phosphoribosyltransferase — MKIVEVKHPLVKHKLGLMRENDISTKRFRELASEVGSLLTYVATADLETEKVTIEGWNGPVEIEQIKGKKITVVPILRAGLGMMEGVLENVPSARISVVGVYRDEETLKPVPYFQKLVSNIDERMALVVDPMLATGGSMIATIDLLKKAGCKSIKVLVLVAAPEGIKALEAAHPDVELYTASIDQGLNEHGYIIPGLGDAGDKIFGTK; from the coding sequence ATGAAGATCGTTGAGGTGAAACACCCGCTAGTAAAACATAAACTTGGTTTGATGCGTGAGAATGATATCAGTACAAAGCGTTTTCGCGAGTTAGCGTCTGAAGTGGGGAGTTTGCTGACTTACGTGGCAACCGCCGATCTGGAAACTGAAAAAGTCACCATTGAGGGTTGGAACGGGCCGGTTGAGATTGAACAGATTAAAGGTAAGAAAATTACTGTAGTCCCTATTCTGCGTGCTGGTTTGGGCATGATGGAAGGGGTATTGGAAAATGTACCTAGTGCGCGCATCAGTGTGGTGGGTGTCTATCGTGATGAAGAAACCCTAAAACCTGTCCCTTACTTCCAGAAGTTGGTGTCAAATATCGATGAGCGCATGGCGCTGGTGGTTGACCCGATGCTGGCAACCGGTGGTTCCATGATTGCAACCATTGATTTGCTCAAGAAAGCGGGTTGTAAGAGTATTAAGGTATTGGTATTGGTTGCCGCTCCTGAAGGTATCAAAGCGCTGGAAGCCGCTCACCCAGATGTCGAGCTGTACACCGCTTCCATCGATCAAGGCCTGAACGAACACGGCTACATTATCCCTGGATTGGGTGATGCCGGTGATAAGATTTTTGGAACCAAATAA
- the purM gene encoding phosphoribosylformylglycinamidine cyclo-ligase, with protein sequence MTNKTSLSYKDAGVDIDAGNDLVDRIKGVVKQTRRPEVMGGLGGFGALCALPQKYREPILVSGTDGVGTKLRLAMDLKRHDTIGIDLVAMCVNDLVVQGAEPLFFLDYFATGKLDVDTAASVITGIAEGCKQSGCALVGGETAEMPGMYHGEDYDVAGFCVGVVEKSEIIDGSKVAPGDALVALGASGPHSNGYSLVRKILEVSNTDPEQTQLDGKSLADHLLEPTKIYVKSILSLIEQLDIHAIAHLTGGGFWENIPRVLPQGTQAVIDEASWQWPAVFSWLQETGNVSRHEMYRTFNCGVGMVVALPAELADKAVELLTASGEKAWKIGVIAAAAEGAEQVIINP encoded by the coding sequence GTGACCAACAAAACCTCTCTCAGCTATAAAGACGCAGGTGTAGATATTGATGCCGGCAATGACCTTGTTGATCGCATAAAAGGTGTGGTTAAACAGACTCGTCGCCCAGAAGTGATGGGGGGATTGGGCGGCTTCGGTGCCCTCTGCGCTTTGCCACAAAAATACCGTGAACCTATCCTGGTTTCAGGCACCGACGGCGTCGGCACCAAGCTGCGTCTGGCGATGGACCTGAAACGTCACGATACCATCGGTATCGATTTAGTCGCTATGTGTGTTAACGACCTGGTGGTTCAAGGCGCAGAGCCGCTGTTCTTCCTTGACTACTTTGCCACCGGTAAACTGGATGTGGATACTGCCGCCAGTGTGATTACCGGAATTGCCGAAGGGTGCAAACAATCAGGTTGTGCGCTGGTCGGGGGTGAAACTGCCGAAATGCCGGGGATGTACCACGGCGAAGATTACGACGTTGCCGGTTTCTGTGTTGGCGTGGTCGAAAAATCTGAAATCATCGACGGCAGCAAAGTCGCACCCGGTGATGCTCTGGTGGCGTTAGGGGCTAGCGGCCCGCACTCTAACGGCTACTCTTTGGTGCGCAAAATTCTGGAAGTCAGCAATACTGACCCAGAGCAGACTCAATTGGACGGTAAATCTCTGGCCGACCATCTGCTGGAACCGACCAAAATCTACGTAAAATCAATTCTTAGCTTGATTGAACAACTTGATATTCATGCGATTGCTCACCTGACCGGTGGTGGCTTCTGGGAGAATATCCCACGCGTATTGCCACAAGGGACTCAGGCAGTGATTGATGAAGCTAGCTGGCAGTGGCCTGCGGTGTTTAGCTGGTTGCAAGAGACCGGTAATGTCAGCCGCCACGAAATGTACCGTACCTTTAACTGCGGCGTCGGCATGGTTGTTGCGCTCCCCGCTGAACTGGCAGACAAAGCGGTTGAATTGCTAACCGCATCCGGTGAAAAAGCCTGGAAAATCGGTGTCATCGCTGCAGCGGCTGAGGGTGCAGAGCAAGTCATTATCAATCCGTAA